In a genomic window of Cyprinus carpio isolate SPL01 chromosome A10, ASM1834038v1, whole genome shotgun sequence:
- the LOC109053514 gene encoding fibroblast growth factor 18-like, with the protein MQSVLSSAVVLCFQVVLLFYSPLQVLAVENVNFGVHVENQTGVRDGLSRKHHRVYQLYSRTSGKHVQVLGKKITAMGEDGDKYAQLVVEADTFGSQVRIRGKETNYYLCMNHKGKLVGKKDSSVNGGCIFIEIMLENNYTAWMSARYVGWYIGFTKRGQPRRGPNTLPNQRDVHFMKRFPPGEQPDLQPCSFTTVSKRSKRVQYTATSPPPL; encoded by the exons ATGCAGTCCGTGCTGTCCTCTGCTGTCGTGCT ATGTTTCCAGGTCGTGTTACTGTTCTACAGCCCATTACAG GTGTTAGCGGTGGAAAATGTCAACTTTGGAGTACACGTAGAGAATCAGACAGGTGTGCGGGACGGCCTGAGCCGGAAACACCATCGGGTTTACCAGCTATACAGTCGGACCAGCGGAAAACACGTCCAGGTGCTCGGCAAGAAAATCACCGCCATGGGAGAGGATGGGGATAAATATG CCCAGCTCGTGGTGGAGGCCGACACCTTTGGGAGTCAAGTGAGAATAAGAGGGAAAGAGACAAACTACTATTTGTGCATGAACCATAAGGGGAAGCTTGTGGGGAAG AAAGACAGCAGCGTAAACGGGGGCTGCATTTTCATAGAGATAATGCTTGAGAATAACTACACCGCTTGGATGTCAGCGCGCTACGTGGGCTGGTACATTGGCTTCACCAAAAGGGGCCAACCGCGCAGAGGTCCGAACACGTTACCCAACCAGCGAGACGTGCATTTCATGAAACGCTTCCCTCCAGGAGAACAGCCCGACCTGCAGCCCTGCAGCTTTACCACAGTCAGCAAGAGGAGCAAAAGAGTCCAGTACACCGCCACCTCTCCTCCACCACTCTAA